The genomic segment CGGCGCCACCCGAATCTTTCAAAACACGAAGCGCGTAGAATCCGTCGGCGGGCGTTCCAATCGCCAGCGATTTGGCGATGGTGTTCGGTTTGACGGGCTTGAAGAAATCCATGCCAGCTTTGTGGGCGGTTGAAATCGGCGCGCATCCGGTCGCTTGAGCGCCGTGAATCTTGTAGCGCGTTTCGGGAACCAGGCCCAGCTTGATGAACTCCTGGTAGCTTTTGTGGATTTTGGTCAACAAGGAACCCGATGCCATGCAAACGACGGTGTGCTGCGGGATGGTCCATCCGAGCTGCTCCATGATTTCAAAGCCCATGCTCTTGGAGCCTTCAGCGTAATAAGGCCGCATGTTCACGTTCACGAATGCCCACCCGAATTTGCCGGCGATTTCCGCGCAAAGCCGGTTGACCTCGTCGTAATGGCCTCGGATGCCAATGACGTTCGCGCCGTAGATCAAGGAGTTCAGGATTTTGCCTTCCTCCAGGTCGGCCGGGATGAATACGTAAGCCTTCAATCCCACGGCCGCGGCATTCGCGGAAACCGAATTCGCGAGGTTGCCAGTGGAAGCGCACGCCACGGTGGTGAAACCCAGTTCCCGAGCACGGCTGAGAGCGACACTGACAACGCGGTCCTTGAAGGAAAGCGTCGGATAATTCACGGTGTCGTTCTTGATCCAGAGTTCTCGGATGCCCAGCCGGCGGGCCAGGCGGTCGGCTTTGACCAGGGGCGTGAAGCCGACTTGAAAACCCACGGTCGGCTCGCGGACCACGGGGAGCAGTTCGCGGTAGCGCCACATTGTTTTCGGACGGCCCTGAATGGCGGCTTTGGTCAGGGTGTGCCGGGCGCGCTCATAATCGTAGAGCACTTCCAGCGGGCCGAAATCAAATTCACATACGTGCGTGGCAGTGAGCGGGTATTCCCGGCCACACTCGCGGCACTTCAA from the Verrucomicrobiota bacterium genome contains:
- a CDS encoding threonine synthase — translated: MDKYDGFMKALKCRECGREYPLTATHVCEFDFGPLEVLYDYERARHTLTKAAIQGRPKTMWRYRELLPVVREPTVGFQVGFTPLVKADRLARRLGIRELWIKNDTVNYPTLSFKDRVVSVALSRARELGFTTVACASTGNLANSVSANAAAVGLKAYVFIPADLEEGKILNSLIYGANVIGIRGHYDEVNRLCAEIAGKFGWAFVNVNMRPYYAEGSKSMGFEIMEQLGWTIPQHTVVCMASGSLLTKIHKSYQEFIKLGLVPETRYKIHGAQATGCAPISTAHKAGMDFFKPVKPNTIAKSLAIGTPADGFYALRVLKDSGGAGEDVTDDEIREGIKWLAECEGIFAETAGGVTVGVAKKLIASGKIPANDSAVLCITGHGLKTLDAVVGHAGRTREIKPSLREFEALLDAENQSHLLSR